In one window of Cytophagaceae bacterium ABcell3 DNA:
- the recG gene encoding ATP-dependent DNA helicase RecG has product MPGFFDTSIEFLKGIGPQRAEALKKELSIHTYGQLLQFYPFRYEDRSKIWQISELREDLPFIQLVGKIRNLSAVSTGRAKRLVATFSDGTGSIELVWFQGLKFITQKIKPQYDYIIYGKPNVFKGQYSLVHPEMEVFTGEIEEKGLQPVYHSTEKLKKRYIDSRFFAKVMRNVVEPGLPHIQENLPEEVLWKHDLESKPFAVKNIHFPKDVEHLDKAKKRLKFEELFYVQLRLLSQKLVNKATYKGLVFKSTGLLTEFYKDHLPFDLTDAQKRVVKEIYKDMCTGKQMNRLLQGDVGSGKTIVGFICMLLAIENGAQACLMAPTEILADQHFRGLKEFADKLELPIAKLTGSTKASERKQIHAGLLSGELKIVVGTHALLEEVVQFHNLGLVVIDEQHRFGVAQRAKLWKKNRKVHPHVLVMTATPIPRTLAMTLYGDLDVSVIDELPAGRKPIQTVHRYDKDRLKVFEFLRSEISKGRQAYIVYPLIEESATLDLKNLSEGYDIVRKFFKEFKTCMVHGKMKPAEKDAQMQKFLNKEAHIMVATTVIEVGVNVPNASVMVIENAERFGLSQLHQLRGRVGRGAEQSFCILMTGYKLSSDSRTRLSTMVRTNNGFEIADTDLKLRGPGDMAGTKQSGDVEFLIADLSQDARLLQEAREAAEEILDNDPHFQNSENINIRRYLASLPKSQVAWSRIS; this is encoded by the coding sequence ATGGACAGTTGCTCCAATTTTACCCCTTTCGGTACGAAGACAGAAGCAAAATTTGGCAAATATCTGAGCTTCGGGAGGATCTTCCTTTTATTCAATTGGTCGGTAAAATTAGAAACCTTTCTGCTGTCAGTACAGGAAGGGCTAAACGTCTGGTGGCTACATTTTCTGATGGTACAGGCTCTATAGAACTTGTATGGTTTCAGGGTTTGAAATTCATTACCCAAAAAATCAAGCCGCAGTATGACTATATCATTTATGGCAAACCCAATGTATTTAAAGGACAATACAGTTTGGTGCACCCGGAAATGGAGGTTTTTACTGGGGAAATTGAAGAAAAAGGTCTTCAACCTGTTTACCATAGTACTGAAAAACTTAAGAAGAGGTATATAGACAGTCGTTTTTTTGCCAAGGTTATGCGCAATGTTGTAGAACCTGGGTTGCCACATATACAAGAAAACTTGCCAGAAGAGGTACTCTGGAAGCATGATCTGGAGAGTAAACCATTTGCAGTCAAGAATATTCACTTTCCCAAAGATGTAGAACATCTTGATAAAGCCAAAAAGCGGCTAAAATTTGAGGAGCTTTTTTATGTACAACTTAGGCTGTTAAGCCAGAAGCTTGTCAATAAGGCGACCTATAAAGGTTTGGTATTTAAAAGCACCGGCCTTCTTACCGAATTTTACAAGGATCACCTACCTTTTGACCTTACCGATGCTCAGAAACGGGTCGTGAAGGAAATCTACAAAGACATGTGCACGGGCAAGCAAATGAACCGCTTGCTTCAAGGTGATGTAGGCAGCGGAAAGACTATTGTAGGCTTTATTTGTATGTTATTGGCTATAGAAAATGGTGCTCAAGCCTGCTTAATGGCTCCTACGGAAATTTTGGCTGACCAGCATTTTAGGGGTTTGAAAGAATTTGCTGATAAACTGGAGCTTCCTATAGCCAAACTTACTGGATCTACCAAAGCTTCTGAGCGTAAACAAATACATGCCGGGCTTCTTTCCGGTGAACTGAAAATTGTGGTAGGTACACATGCATTGCTTGAAGAAGTTGTGCAGTTCCATAACCTTGGTCTTGTTGTCATTGACGAGCAGCACCGCTTTGGGGTTGCCCAACGTGCAAAGCTGTGGAAGAAAAACCGCAAGGTCCACCCTCATGTACTGGTAATGACTGCTACCCCTATTCCTCGTACTTTAGCAATGACGTTATATGGGGACTTAGATGTTTCTGTTATTGACGAATTGCCCGCCGGACGTAAACCTATACAAACTGTCCACCGCTATGACAAAGACAGGCTTAAGGTTTTTGAGTTTTTGCGGAGCGAGATATCTAAAGGACGACAGGCATATATTGTCTATCCGCTTATAGAGGAATCTGCAACCCTTGATTTAAAGAATCTGTCTGAAGGATATGATATTGTAAGGAAATTTTTTAAGGAGTTTAAAACCTGTATGGTGCACGGTAAGATGAAGCCTGCAGAAAAGGATGCCCAGATGCAGAAATTCCTTAACAAAGAAGCTCATATTATGGTGGCAACTACAGTGATAGAGGTAGGGGTAAATGTGCCGAACGCATCTGTTATGGTAATAGAAAATGCAGAGCGTTTTGGCCTGTCACAATTACATCAGCTGAGAGGTAGGGTAGGGCGCGGCGCCGAGCAATCGTTCTGTATCTTGATGACTGGCTACAAACTTTCTAGTGACAGTAGAACACGGTTGAGCACTATGGTGAGGACAAACAATGGCTTTGAAATAGCCGACACAGACCTAAAGCTGCGTGGGCCTGGAGATATGGCGGGAACAAAGCAAAGTGGTGATGTGGAGTTTTTAATAGCAGATCTTTCTCAGGATGCAAGGCTGCTTCAGGAAGCCCGTGAGGCTGCTGAAGAAATCTTGGATAATGACCCTCACTTTCAAAATTCAGAAAACATCAATATCCGTCGCTATCTGGCTTCTTTGCCAAAAAGCCAGGTAGCATGGAGCCGGATTAGCTGA